One part of the Saprospiraceae bacterium genome encodes these proteins:
- a CDS encoding nitrilase family protein, with the protein MRITLCQSDIIWEQAEANCLHLDLLFDNLKKDETDLIILPEMFLTGFSMNSKLLAEPILGPGFQWMKKLAQMKNAAVTGSLIIEEDGKFYNRLLWVEPENEMPEFYNKKHLFTLAGEQNHYNSGNQKLIVSYKDWKISFFICYDLRFPVWSRNTDAVDLIIYVANFPERREQAWNCLLPARAIENQCYVAGVNRVGLDENDIKYRGDSAVYNFEGSKILDLEDREQWLTSTLDSQSLKAYKRAYPFLKDRDLFDFN; encoded by the coding sequence TTGCGAATAACTTTATGTCAATCTGATATCATTTGGGAACAAGCAGAAGCGAATTGTTTACATCTGGATTTGTTATTTGACAATTTAAAAAAGGATGAAACAGATTTGATTATTCTTCCAGAGATGTTTTTAACAGGATTTTCAATGAATTCAAAGCTCCTGGCGGAACCCATTTTAGGACCTGGATTTCAATGGATGAAAAAGCTTGCTCAAATGAAAAATGCTGCTGTTACAGGGAGCTTGATCATTGAAGAGGATGGTAAATTTTATAATCGATTACTTTGGGTAGAACCAGAAAATGAAATGCCTGAATTTTATAATAAAAAGCATTTATTTACTTTGGCTGGAGAGCAAAACCATTATAATTCTGGAAATCAAAAGCTTATAGTATCTTATAAGGACTGGAAAATCTCCTTTTTTATTTGTTATGATCTCCGGTTTCCTGTTTGGTCCAGAAATACAGATGCTGTGGATCTAATAATCTATGTAGCAAATTTTCCGGAACGAAGAGAGCAAGCTTGGAATTGCTTGTTGCCAGCCAGAGCCATTGAAAATCAATGTTATGTAGCGGGCGTAAATCGGGTTGGATTGGATGAAAATGATATAAAATATAGGGGTGATTCTGCTGTTTATAACTTTGAAGGCTCGAAAATTCTTGATTTAGAAGACCGTGAACAATGGTTAACAAGCACTTTAGATTCTCAATCATTGAAGGCTTATAAGCGGGCTTACCCGTTTTTAAAGGATCGGGATCTGTTTGATTTCAATTAG
- a CDS encoding vanadium-dependent haloperoxidase, translating into MRHLVQFKASPVNFCLMVALLFLAACTKDDRTIVISELSKTNLESGKIATDWMNLSLQLTSETPGYTSPIASRVYAYLGLAIYETVVLGIDQQASLQGKLNGLPVNSLPIIYEGGEVNWSVAVNESMNYLLTRYYRNAPPAGVKKIQDLYKENVNAFSTIISPAIFKKSSQFGEMMGKAIHDYSMTDGQDEAYLNNYPTSYSAPKGQGLWSPTSSQIKKPLLPYWGEVRTFLSSSNDLEMGTPPSYSTSTNSVFYAYALDVRNRVKNLDELTENMVKYWNDDQDRSISTSGHMMAIMISILTKENKDLAFTAKAFVKLGIGIHDATVTAWRVKYKYNMQRPETYIKENIDGDFISLINSQATPEYSASPSSVAMTSAEIFSDLFGFNYAFTDRTHEFRKDINGSPRSYKTFQQMADEINMSSLYGGIHYRFSLEAGQKQGTYIGKSINRLTM; encoded by the coding sequence ATGAGGCATTTAGTACAATTTAAAGCATCCCCAGTAAACTTCTGCTTAATGGTAGCTCTATTATTTTTAGCTGCCTGTACTAAGGACGACAGAACAATTGTCATTAGTGAATTGAGTAAAACGAATTTAGAAAGTGGTAAAATTGCCACAGACTGGATGAATCTCAGTTTACAATTAACTTCTGAAACGCCTGGATACACCTCTCCAATTGCATCCCGTGTATATGCTTATCTCGGTTTAGCAATTTATGAAACTGTTGTTTTAGGAATTGATCAACAAGCTAGCTTGCAAGGTAAATTAAACGGCCTTCCTGTAAACAGCCTTCCAATTATTTATGAAGGTGGTGAAGTCAACTGGTCAGTTGCTGTGAATGAGAGTATGAATTACCTTTTAACAAGGTATTACAGAAACGCACCACCTGCAGGTGTTAAAAAAATTCAGGATTTATATAAGGAAAATGTAAATGCATTCTCAACAATTATAAGTCCAGCTATTTTCAAAAAATCTAGCCAGTTTGGTGAAATGATGGGAAAAGCTATTCACGACTATTCTATGACAGATGGTCAAGATGAAGCATATCTTAATAATTATCCAACTTCATATTCTGCTCCTAAAGGACAAGGATTATGGTCACCTACTTCCAGCCAGATTAAAAAGCCTTTACTTCCTTATTGGGGTGAAGTACGTACTTTTTTAAGTTCATCAAATGATTTAGAAATGGGTACACCACCAAGTTATTCTACCTCTACTAATTCTGTTTTCTATGCATATGCTTTAGATGTAAGAAATCGGGTTAAAAATTTAGATGAATTGACTGAAAATATGGTGAAGTATTGGAATGATGATCAAGATCGTTCTATCTCAACATCAGGACACATGATGGCCATTATGATTAGTATTTTAACTAAAGAAAATAAAGATCTTGCCTTTACTGCAAAAGCATTTGTGAAATTAGGCATTGGAATTCATGATGCAACTGTAACTGCTTGGAGAGTAAAATATAAATACAATATGCAAAGACCCGAAACCTATATTAAAGAAAACATTGATGGTGATTTCATATCTTTAATTAATTCACAAGCTACTCCAGAATATTCAGCAAGTCCATCTTCTGTTGCAATGACAAGTGCTGAAATTTTTAGTGACTTATTTGGATTCAATTATGCATTTACAGATCGTACCCATGAATTTAGAAAAGACATCAATGGATCTCCTAGATCTTATAAAACATTCCAACAAATGGCAGACGAAATCAATATGTCTAGCTTATATGGAGGAATTCATTATCGCTTTAGTTTAGAGGCTGGCCAGAAACAAGGAACTTATATCGGAAAGAGTATTAATCGTCTAACAATGTAA
- a CDS encoding CvpA family protein, translated as MFIDILCAIILGGSFYLGYTKGIIKSVFGIVSILLAILVTLKFSFLMINLVEKILVVDPRLTIMIGFVLTFLLIMIGIRLIGRGFEKILETAHINFINQLAGGITSAIIALVIYSSVIWFFNQLNLIGRETKEKSVSYYYLEAVPAKSKWAIDKCKPIFFEFWQKTQEALNKVESEIPKK; from the coding sequence ATGTTCATCGATATTCTATGTGCAATTATTTTGGGTGGTAGTTTCTATTTAGGGTATACGAAAGGGATCATTAAATCTGTATTCGGAATCGTCAGTATTCTTTTGGCAATTCTGGTTACTTTAAAATTCTCATTTCTAATGATCAACCTGGTTGAAAAAATTCTAGTTGTGGATCCAAGGTTGACCATTATGATAGGTTTTGTTTTGACTTTTTTATTAATCATGATTGGCATCCGGCTTATTGGAAGAGGCTTTGAAAAAATTTTAGAAACGGCGCATATTAATTTTATTAACCAACTTGCCGGAGGTATAACTTCTGCGATCATTGCGCTTGTCATATACAGTTCTGTAATTTGGTTTTTTAATCAATTAAATCTAATTGGAAGAGAAACTAAAGAAAAGTCAGTGTCTTATTATTACTTAGAAGCTGTACCTGCTAAATCCAAATGGGCAATAGATAAATGCAAACCAATATTTTTTGAATTTTGGCAAAAAACACAAGAAGCTTTGAATAAGGTTGAATCTGAAATACCTAAAAAATAA
- a CDS encoding 50S ribosomal protein L25, protein METIVLNATPRSAFGKFASNSQRKEGLVPCILYSKDENICFNASPAELRHLLYTQDFKTADIHLNGQVHRCILKDVQTHPVTDSIVHLDFLKLVKGTTVKVQVPLKLTGSATGVKSGGKLVQRMRTVLIKASSEDIVPEVKLDVSKLDLGQTMRIKDILPISGVEILNPGSTPVVGVEIPRALKSAAAETAAPAKGAAPAKAAAPAKAAAPAAKAPAKK, encoded by the coding sequence ATGGAAACAATTGTATTGAATGCTACGCCAAGATCAGCTTTTGGCAAATTTGCTTCAAATAGTCAGCGTAAAGAAGGTTTAGTGCCTTGTATTTTATACTCTAAAGATGAAAATATTTGTTTTAACGCTTCTCCTGCGGAATTAAGGCATTTGCTTTATACTCAAGACTTTAAGACTGCAGATATTCATTTGAATGGGCAAGTTCATCGTTGTATATTAAAAGATGTGCAGACACATCCCGTTACGGATAGTATTGTTCACCTTGATTTTTTAAAATTAGTAAAAGGAACCACAGTTAAAGTTCAGGTGCCTTTAAAATTGACTGGATCTGCTACAGGTGTAAAATCTGGTGGTAAATTAGTTCAACGAATGAGAACTGTTTTAATTAAAGCAAGCTCAGAGGATATTGTCCCAGAAGTTAAATTAGATGTAAGTAAATTAGATCTTGGACAAACCATGAGGATTAAAGATATTTTGCCAATTTCCGGCGTTGAAATTTTAAATCCAGGTAGTACCCCAGTAGTTGGTGTCGAAATCCCTAGAGCATTAAAGAGTGCTGCTGCTGAAACAGCTGCACCTGCAAAAGGTGCTGCCCCAGCAAAAGCTGCAGCGCCAGCTAAAGCAGCGGCTCCAGCTGCAAAAGCACCTGCTAAGAAATAA
- a CDS encoding C40 family peptidase, whose product MKTTNFNRWILYAWIAILLSGIVLSCAPERPSLQAYRLKSKDSKLTENFRNEIVEFARKQMGTKYKKAGKGNEGFDCSGFVGFVFHEFRIQMGSCALEQAEPGAEILTKEAKCGDLIFFGTPKRISHVGIITQNKKNELWVIHSTSSRGVIEENILKSDYWVRKIIKIVDLNSYLKSGDISQL is encoded by the coding sequence ATGAAAACTACGAACTTTAATCGATGGATTCTGTATGCCTGGATTGCAATCCTGCTGAGTGGTATTGTCCTCTCCTGTGCGCCTGAAAGGCCTTCATTACAAGCATATAGACTAAAATCTAAGGATTCTAAACTAACAGAAAATTTCCGAAATGAAATTGTAGAATTTGCCAGAAAGCAAATGGGTACAAAATATAAAAAAGCGGGCAAAGGCAATGAGGGTTTTGATTGTAGTGGTTTTGTAGGATTTGTGTTTCATGAATTTCGGATCCAAATGGGTTCTTGTGCTCTTGAACAAGCTGAACCAGGGGCAGAAATTTTAACAAAAGAAGCCAAATGCGGAGATCTTATCTTTTTCGGTACACCAAAAAGAATTTCTCATGTTGGAATCATTACACAAAATAAAAAAAACGAACTTTGGGTAATTCATAGCACTTCTTCACGCGGTGTCATAGAAGAAAATATATTAAAGTCCGATTATTGGGTTCGAAAGATTATAAAGATTGTAGACTTGAATTCATATTTAAAATCGGGAGATATTTCACAACTTTAA
- the obgE gene encoding GTPase ObgE gives MAEQNFVDYVKIMFRSGKGGAGSVHFFRSKHNPKGGPDGGNGGRGAHVILRGNAQLWTLLHLKYRKHIYATDGENGRENNSTGADGQDMIVEVPLGTIAIDAETGVKELEITQDGEEKVLMSGGRGGMGNTFFKSPTQQTPDFAQPGEPGQEAWKILELKILADVGLVGFPNAGKSTLLSVLTAAKPKIADYAFTTIVPNLGIVSYRGDRSFVMADIPGIIENAHLGKGLGVRFIRHIERNSVLLFMIPCDSQNIRQDYQILLNELEQFNPELLDKPRVLAITKMDIVDPEWKELIHKDLPEGIPFVFISSITQLGLDELKDLLWKNLQTPMNY, from the coding sequence ATGGCAGAGCAAAATTTTGTTGATTATGTAAAAATTATGTTTCGTTCCGGCAAAGGAGGGGCTGGATCTGTCCATTTTTTTAGAAGTAAGCATAACCCAAAAGGGGGTCCCGATGGAGGGAATGGAGGGCGTGGAGCGCATGTGATTTTAAGAGGCAACGCACAATTATGGACATTGCTCCATCTTAAATATAGAAAACATATTTATGCAACCGATGGTGAAAATGGTAGAGAAAATAATTCTACTGGTGCTGATGGGCAAGATATGATCGTAGAAGTACCATTAGGAACAATCGCTATTGATGCTGAAACAGGTGTTAAAGAATTAGAAATCACACAAGATGGGGAAGAAAAAGTACTGATGTCTGGTGGCCGGGGTGGTATGGGAAATACTTTTTTTAAATCTCCTACCCAACAAACACCAGATTTTGCACAACCCGGTGAACCTGGCCAGGAAGCTTGGAAAATTCTTGAATTAAAGATTCTTGCAGATGTTGGTTTAGTTGGATTTCCAAATGCTGGTAAATCAACTTTATTATCCGTTTTAACGGCGGCTAAACCTAAAATAGCAGATTACGCCTTTACTACTATCGTACCTAATTTAGGAATTGTTTCATATCGTGGAGACCGCTCCTTTGTAATGGCAGATATTCCAGGGATCATTGAAAATGCACATCTGGGGAAAGGACTCGGAGTGCGATTTATCCGGCATATAGAACGCAATAGTGTGCTGTTATTTATGATTCCTTGTGATAGTCAGAATATTCGTCAAGATTATCAGATATTATTAAATGAACTCGAACAATTTAATCCGGAACTCCTTGACAAACCTCGTGTTCTCGCAATTACGAAAATGGATATTGTGGATCCTGAATGGAAAGAGTTAATTCATAAAGACCTTCCAGAAGGTATACCCTTTGTATTTATTTCATCTATTACACAACTTGGCCTTGATGAATTAAAAGATTTATTGTGGAAAAACTTACAAACTCCTATGAATTATTAG
- a CDS encoding adenylate kinase: MIHLILFGPPGSGKGTQAVKLAEKYDLYHISTGDLFRFETSQKTELGLKALEFMSQGMLVPDEITIGMLKKKMESMPEVNGFIYDGFPRTQPQANALDDLLNETGQSISILLSLDVPEQEIVKRILNRGLSSGRTDDNDESIIRKRIQVYLKETSIVFEHYACTGKSKSINGIGSIEEIFERLCMHLDLLC; the protein is encoded by the coding sequence ATGATTCATTTGATATTATTCGGACCACCAGGAAGTGGAAAGGGAACGCAAGCTGTTAAACTTGCAGAAAAATATGATTTATACCATATTTCCACGGGTGATTTATTCCGTTTTGAAACTTCTCAGAAAACCGAATTGGGTTTAAAAGCGCTTGAATTCATGAGCCAGGGTATGCTTGTCCCGGATGAAATTACCATTGGCATGCTAAAAAAGAAAATGGAGTCCATGCCTGAGGTTAATGGATTTATTTATGATGGCTTTCCAAGAACACAGCCACAGGCAAATGCTTTGGATGATCTATTAAATGAAACTGGACAAAGCATTAGTATCTTATTATCTTTGGATGTTCCCGAGCAAGAAATTGTAAAACGAATTCTGAATCGGGGCCTGAGTTCTGGGAGAACGGATGACAATGATGAATCCATTATTAGAAAACGGATTCAAGTATATTTAAAAGAAACATCTATCGTTTTTGAACATTATGCATGTACAGGTAAATCTAAAAGCATAAATGGAATTGGGAGTATTGAAGAAATTTTCGAACGACTCTGTATGCATCTCGATCTATTATGTTAA
- a CDS encoding DUF1573 domain-containing protein, with translation MKIKICVLPVLLILLGVCVACSIAQKKTQDAGKANSINSQKIESPDTIGKIAKLVFDSTNYHFGSLKQGSLLKKEIYFTNPGPGDLVIELMSACECTSLDWSRLPIKPGTRSPIKIIYNSKDKIGPQIVDIEITANTNPPTTYCKFNLLVEL, from the coding sequence ATGAAAATTAAAATTTGCGTTTTACCAGTTCTTTTGATTTTACTTGGTGTATGTGTAGCATGTTCCATAGCTCAAAAAAAGACACAAGATGCTGGCAAAGCAAATTCAATAAACAGTCAGAAAATAGAATCTCCGGATACGATTGGTAAAATTGCAAAACTTGTTTTTGATTCTACAAATTACCATTTTGGAAGCCTAAAACAAGGTAGCTTATTAAAGAAAGAAATTTATTTTACAAATCCTGGACCTGGTGATTTGGTAATTGAATTGATGTCTGCCTGTGAATGCACTAGCTTAGATTGGTCAAGACTCCCAATAAAACCGGGCACCAGAAGTCCGATTAAAATCATCTATAATAGCAAGGATAAAATCGGTCCTCAAATAGTAGATATTGAAATTACAGCAAATACAAACCCTCCAACGACGTATTGCAAATTTAATTTATTGGTAGAATTATAA